A region from the Cyprinus carpio isolate SPL01 chromosome A8, ASM1834038v1, whole genome shotgun sequence genome encodes:
- the tmed7 gene encoding transmembrane emp24 domain-containing protein 7: MLAWFLLLCVQLMFGWIRASELTFELPDNAKQCFYEDITIGTKCTLEFQVVTGGHYDVDCRLEDPDGTVLYKEMKKQYDSFTFTASRNGTFKFCFSNEFSTFTHKTVYFDFQVGDDPPLFPNENRVTALTQMESACVSIHEALKSVIDYQTHFRLREAQGRSRAEDLNTRVAFWSIGEACILLVVSISQVVLLRSFFSDKKTTTTRVGS; encoded by the exons ATGTTGGCCTGgtttctgctgctgtgtgtgcaGCTGATGTTCGGCTGGATCCGTGCGTCTGAACTCACCTTCGAGCTGCCGGACAACGCCAAGCAGTGCTTCTATGAGGACATCACCATCGGCACCAAGTGCACGCTGGAGTTCCAG GTGGTCACTGGCGGTCACTATGATGTGGACTGTCGTCTGGAGGATCCGGATGGGACGGTCCTCTATAAAGAGATGAAGAAGCAGTACGACAGCTTCACCTTCACCGCCTCCAGAAACGGCACGTTCAAGTTCTGCTTCAGCAACGAGTTCTCCACCTTCACACACAAGACCGTGTACTTCGACTTTCAAGTCGGCGACGACCCTCCGCTTTTCCCCAACGAGAACCGAGTGACGGCTTTAACACAG ATGGAATCCGCCTGCGTCTCTATTCACGAGGCGCTGAAGTCCGTGATCGACTATCAGACACACTTCCGTCTGCGAGAGGCTCAGGGCCGCAGCCGAGCGGAGGATCTGAACACCAGAGTGGCCTTCTGGTCCATCGGAGAGGCCTGCATCCTGCTGGTGGTCAGCATCAGTCAGGTGGTTCTTCTCAGGAGCTTCTTCTCAGACAAGAAAACCACTACAACACGCGTGGGCTCGTAA